Proteins encoded by one window of Xanthomonas sp. DAR 80977:
- a CDS encoding response regulator yields MAIRVFLVDDHALVRTGMKLILSNQTDIEIVGEAESGEAAMPQIRQLKPDIVLCDLHMPGVSGLEVTERIVKGDHGTKVIIVSVLEDGPLPKRLLEAGASGYVGKAGDAQELLRAVRDVAMGKRYLGANIAQNLALANLEGGGSPFDALSPRELEVALLLTRGLRQEDIAKRLSLSAKTVNTHKARLFEKVGIHDNIALARLATQYGLLDPAHPL; encoded by the coding sequence ATGGCCATTAGAGTTTTTTTGGTCGACGATCACGCTCTTGTCCGTACCGGCATGAAGCTGATCCTTTCGAATCAGACCGATATCGAGATCGTCGGTGAGGCCGAGAGCGGCGAGGCCGCGATGCCGCAGATCCGCCAGCTGAAGCCGGACATCGTGCTCTGCGATCTGCATATGCCAGGCGTCAGCGGGCTCGAGGTCACCGAGCGCATCGTCAAGGGCGACCACGGCACCAAGGTCATCATCGTGTCGGTGCTGGAAGACGGCCCGCTGCCCAAGCGCCTGCTCGAGGCCGGTGCGTCCGGCTACGTGGGCAAGGCGGGCGATGCGCAGGAACTGCTGCGCGCGGTGCGCGACGTGGCGATGGGCAAGCGCTACCTCGGCGCCAACATCGCGCAGAACCTGGCCCTGGCCAACCTGGAAGGCGGCGGTTCGCCGTTCGATGCGCTGTCCCCGCGCGAACTGGAAGTCGCGCTGCTGCTGACCCGCGGGCTGCGCCAGGAAGACATCGCCAAGCGCCTGAGCCTCAGCGCCAAGACGGTCAACACGCACAAGGCGCGGTTGTTCGAGAAGGTCGGCATCCACGACAACATCGCACTGGCGCGGCTGGCGACGCAGTACGGCCTGCTGGATCCGGCGCATCCGCTGTAA